From one Candidatus Latescibacter sp. genomic stretch:
- the folB gene encoding dihydroneopterin aldolase, which translates to MDVIRVLGLKITATHGVLPEEKTRPQLFEVDVELYRDLSKSAVSDHLEDTVDYSRIVSRVEEVMKGESCNLLERLAGKIIDALRNSVGKGRLVVRIRKPNAPLSIGFDTVEVEMQCETKQ; encoded by the coding sequence ATGGATGTAATACGGGTTCTCGGACTGAAGATTACTGCAACGCATGGAGTTCTGCCCGAAGAAAAAACCAGGCCTCAGCTTTTTGAGGTGGATGTGGAGCTATATCGCGATCTTTCCAAATCCGCGGTCAGCGACCATCTGGAAGATACGGTGGATTATTCCCGTATTGTCTCACGCGTGGAGGAGGTCATGAAGGGAGAATCCTGTAATCTCCTGGAGCGGCTGGCCGGGAAAATCATTGACGCTCTTCGAAACAGCGTAGGAAAAGGCAGGCTCGTGGTCAGAATCCGTAAACCGAATGCGCCTCTGTCAATAGGTTTCGATACTGTTGAGGTGGAGATGCAATGCGAGACAAAGCAGTGA
- the folK gene encoding 2-amino-4-hydroxy-6-hydroxymethyldihydropteridine diphosphokinase, producing the protein MRDKAVTAYLGLGSNTGDRFLHLREALRKLKDAPGVQISRTSPVYETEPVGGPCQPQYLNTVVEIITDIEVKKLLKVCQEIEKEMGRIRTERWGPRIIDIDILIYGDLVSSTKELTIPHPLFHEREFVLRPLADIVPDLVHPVLDLSIRELLDGVEESGVKRMSALKLE; encoded by the coding sequence ATGCGAGACAAAGCAGTGACAGCATATCTTGGACTGGGTTCCAACACGGGCGACCGGTTTCTTCATCTCCGGGAGGCGCTGCGGAAGCTGAAAGATGCGCCGGGTGTACAGATCAGCCGAACTTCCCCTGTTTACGAGACCGAACCGGTCGGCGGCCCTTGTCAGCCGCAATATCTGAATACGGTAGTGGAGATTATTACCGATATAGAGGTAAAAAAACTGCTCAAGGTGTGCCAGGAGATAGAAAAAGAGATGGGACGTATCCGGACCGAGCGCTGGGGACCCCGCATTATCGATATCGATATCCTGATCTACGGCGATCTGGTCAGCAGTACCAAAGAATTGACTATTCCCCATCCTCTCTTTCATGAACGTGAGTTTGTGCTCCGGCCCCTGGCGGATATTGTTCCTGATCTGGTGCATCCTGTCCTGGATTTGAGCATCAGGGAGCTTTTGGATGGGGTTGAGGAATCGGGAGTAAAAAGAATGAGCGCTTTGAAACTCGAGTAA
- a CDS encoding deoxynucleoside kinase has product MDQSPQKCPYRYIAVEGVIGVGKTSLCRLLAEYFNGISILEDFETNPFIRDFYRSPRDYAFKTQLFFLVSRFKQHMEFPPPNLFGSPLIVDYIFQKDRIFASVTLDDDELDLYNTVCNVLEPKIIPPELVVYLQASTDHLLKRITMRGRSYEKNISREYLEALNNAYNDFFFHYSAAPVFIVNTDDINFVTRSGDLHDLIAKIIEPHHGITYYHHGGK; this is encoded by the coding sequence ATGGACCAAAGCCCGCAGAAGTGCCCGTATCGATATATCGCAGTCGAAGGGGTTATCGGTGTAGGGAAAACCAGCCTTTGCCGTCTTTTGGCGGAATATTTCAACGGGATTTCCATTCTCGAGGATTTTGAAACGAATCCCTTCATCAGGGACTTTTATCGTTCGCCGCGGGATTATGCGTTCAAAACCCAGCTTTTTTTCCTCGTCTCACGGTTCAAGCAGCACATGGAATTCCCGCCCCCGAACCTTTTCGGTTCGCCGCTCATTGTGGATTATATCTTTCAGAAGGACCGGATTTTCGCCTCTGTCACCCTTGATGACGACGAACTCGACCTGTATAACACTGTCTGCAACGTCCTGGAGCCGAAAATAATTCCGCCCGAGCTGGTTGTCTATCTGCAGGCCTCGACCGACCATCTCCTCAAGAGGATCACCATGCGGGGGAGGAGCTATGAAAAAAACATTTCCCGCGAATATCTCGAAGCTCTGAACAACGCATACAACGATTTCTTTTTCCATTATTCCGCCGCTCCGGTATTCATAGTCAACACCGACGATATCAATTTTGTTACCCGATCCGGCGATCTCCATGATCTGATAGCGAAAATCATCGAACCTCACCATGGGATCACCTATTATCACCACGGAGGAAAGTGA
- the panB gene encoding 3-methyl-2-oxobutanoate hydroxymethyltransferase, whose product MPERPLTVTDFKRMKSEKTRITSLTAYDAVFAELLDESGIDLILVGDSLANIFQGRDTTLPVTLEQMIYHGEIVARTVKRAFVVIDMPFMSFQVSPEDALRNAGRMVKETGCRAVKLEGGTDIRDTVRRIVNTGIPVLGHVGMTPQSVNVFGGYGVQGKENRTRVIEDACAVQEAGAFAVVLEKIPRELAAEITGKLAIPTIGIGAGPECDGQILVGADMLGLFSGFKPRFVRRYAELGDLSREAFRRYVEEVRSGVFPSDEESY is encoded by the coding sequence ATGCCCGAACGGCCCCTTACCGTTACCGATTTCAAAAGGATGAAAAGCGAAAAGACCCGTATCACCTCCCTGACCGCTTATGATGCGGTTTTCGCCGAGCTTCTGGATGAATCGGGAATTGACCTCATATTGGTGGGGGACTCGCTCGCCAATATCTTCCAGGGCCGTGATACCACGCTGCCGGTGACCCTGGAGCAGATGATCTATCACGGGGAGATTGTGGCCCGCACAGTGAAACGTGCTTTTGTAGTGATCGATATGCCGTTCATGAGCTTCCAGGTATCACCCGAAGATGCCCTGCGGAATGCCGGGAGGATGGTAAAGGAAACCGGATGCCGTGCGGTGAAACTGGAAGGCGGGACGGATATCAGAGACACTGTGCGGCGCATCGTGAATACCGGCATTCCTGTGCTTGGACATGTGGGGATGACCCCTCAGTCGGTGAACGTATTCGGCGGTTACGGCGTTCAGGGAAAAGAGAACCGTACTCGGGTGATCGAAGACGCTTGTGCGGTCCAGGAAGCGGGCGCATTCGCAGTCGTTCTCGAAAAAATACCGAGAGAACTGGCTGCGGAGATTACCGGGAAGCTCGCTATTCCCACCATCGGAATCGGCGCCGGGCCTGAGTGCGACGGCCAGATACTGGTGGGCGCCGATATGCTGGGACTTTTCAGCGGTTTTAAACCCCGGTTTGTAAGGCGGTATGCCGAACTCGGGGATCTTTCCCGTGAAGCTTTCCGAAGGTATGTTGAAGAGGTGCGTTCCGGCGTCTTCCCCTCCGATGAAGAAAGCTATTGA
- a CDS encoding RraA family protein, which translates to MKYLRYKEKLDRCYSAVIMDVMDGMNVRVRCMDPSVKPLVPTMTTWGEAVTVYVEKVAEVPKKPFQLEMEVIDDLKEGQIIVAQCNAPDLSAFWGGLLSNAAVGRKSPGAIMDGGARDYREIVSLNFPVFCKSLSPYDSCGRMDGKERDIPIVCGGIRVLPGDLVYGDVDGVVVVPQEMADEVIARAWEKVKGENTVREELRAGASVVKTFEKYGIL; encoded by the coding sequence ATGAAGTATCTCCGGTACAAGGAAAAGCTTGACAGATGCTACTCGGCTGTTATTATGGATGTAATGGACGGGATGAATGTGCGGGTGAGATGCATGGATCCCTCGGTGAAGCCCCTTGTTCCCACGATGACGACCTGGGGCGAAGCAGTGACCGTTTATGTTGAAAAGGTGGCTGAAGTCCCCAAAAAACCTTTCCAACTGGAGATGGAAGTCATCGATGATTTGAAGGAAGGACAGATCATCGTTGCCCAGTGCAATGCCCCCGACCTGTCCGCTTTCTGGGGCGGCCTGCTCAGCAACGCTGCGGTCGGGCGGAAATCTCCGGGAGCGATCATGGACGGTGGCGCCCGCGATTACCGTGAAATTGTCAGCCTGAATTTCCCCGTTTTCTGCAAAAGTCTGTCTCCTTACGATTCCTGCGGCCGGATGGACGGCAAAGAGCGCGATATTCCCATTGTCTGCGGCGGAATACGGGTGCTTCCCGGCGATCTGGTTTACGGCGATGTGGACGGCGTGGTGGTGGTTCCCCAGGAAATGGCGGATGAGGTTATTGCCCGCGCCTGGGAGAAAGTTAAGGGCGAAAACACCGTCCGTGAGGAGCTGCGGGCTGGCGCGAGCGTGGTAAAAACCTTCGAGAAATATGGAATTCTGTGA
- a CDS encoding M81 family metallopeptidase: MKRIMIGGMRHETNMFNPLPTGLEDFRVRELFYGDEIVSKRRGTNTETGGFIDALDRFGFEIVPSALGTAMPAGVVAEEVFDAILGPMFDILKRTPVDGILLSLHGAMVGANHDDGEGYILESIRKNIGDDIPIVITLDFHATLTPLMASTANSMVVYRTYPHMDMADRGREAGAILNRILRGEIHPLVAVSKQPLLIGPPLNVLPHDLPMKLVMDRARQMEREIPGVITACPAQGFMQQDVPYAGTGVAVTTDNDPELAQKLADELGDMMFAHRREYLVDLPGPVETIRLAMKAEKPPVAIADSGDNIGGGTPGDGTALLREILRQGVDSAFVPLWDPEAARHAAEAGVGATVTLEVGGKSDPLYGPPVRITGKVRTVTDGVYLNRAWGGYSAGVVDNMGLSVRIDMGGITIVLNSLATSPNNIMHAKSIGVYPEDYRMTVCKGGLAFREAYKPPVTNTYIQSDTPGYSSSNLNLFTFTKIRRPMFPLDDI, translated from the coding sequence ATGAAACGTATCATGATCGGCGGGATGCGGCATGAAACCAACATGTTCAATCCCCTGCCAACCGGCCTGGAGGATTTCCGGGTCAGGGAACTCTTCTACGGCGATGAAATAGTCTCAAAACGCAGGGGCACAAACACCGAGACCGGCGGATTCATCGATGCGCTGGATCGGTTCGGCTTTGAAATCGTTCCCTCTGCGCTGGGAACCGCCATGCCTGCCGGCGTGGTTGCCGAGGAAGTATTCGATGCCATCCTCGGCCCTATGTTCGATATTTTGAAGCGAACTCCGGTCGATGGTATCCTTCTCTCTCTCCACGGTGCCATGGTCGGCGCGAACCACGATGACGGCGAGGGATATATCCTGGAGAGTATCCGTAAAAACATCGGGGATGACATACCCATCGTGATTACTCTTGATTTCCATGCCACACTGACTCCGCTGATGGCTTCCACCGCAAACTCCATGGTTGTATACCGGACGTATCCCCACATGGACATGGCCGACAGGGGCCGTGAAGCGGGAGCGATCTTGAACCGTATTCTGCGCGGCGAAATACATCCTTTGGTGGCTGTCTCCAAACAGCCTCTCCTTATCGGTCCGCCGCTTAATGTGCTCCCCCATGACCTGCCCATGAAACTGGTTATGGACCGCGCCCGCCAGATGGAGCGTGAAATCCCCGGAGTGATTACCGCCTGCCCCGCGCAGGGATTCATGCAGCAGGATGTTCCATATGCCGGAACCGGAGTAGCGGTTACAACCGACAACGATCCGGAACTGGCGCAGAAACTGGCGGACGAGCTCGGGGACATGATGTTCGCTCACCGGCGGGAATACCTTGTGGATCTGCCCGGCCCTGTGGAAACTATACGGCTTGCTATGAAAGCGGAAAAACCTCCGGTCGCTATTGCCGACTCCGGCGACAACATCGGCGGCGGCACTCCGGGAGACGGCACTGCACTGCTGCGAGAGATTCTCCGTCAGGGGGTGGACAGCGCATTTGTACCCCTCTGGGACCCCGAAGCGGCCCGGCATGCGGCGGAAGCGGGGGTGGGAGCAACTGTCACTCTGGAGGTGGGCGGAAAATCCGATCCCCTCTACGGGCCCCCGGTGCGCATCACCGGAAAGGTGCGCACAGTCACTGACGGCGTTTACCTGAACCGGGCATGGGGCGGGTATTCGGCGGGCGTGGTGGACAACATGGGGCTCAGCGTGCGGATTGACATGGGAGGCATCACCATTGTGCTGAACTCCCTGGCCACAAGTCCGAACAATATCATGCACGCCAAGTCTATCGGCGTGTATCCGGAAGATTACCGTATGACTGTCTGCAAAGGCGGCCTGGCTTTCCGTGAGGCATATAAACCGCCGGTAACAAATACCTATATTCAAAGCGATACCCCGGGGTATTCGTCTTCTAATCTGAACCTTTTCACTTTCACCAAAATACGGCGGCCGATGTTTCCGCTGGATGATATCTGA